GGCGGCTCGAGATCGCCCGGGCGTTGGGCACCAACCCCGGCGTGATCCTGCTCGACGAGCCGGCCGCCGGGACGAACCCGGCCGAGAAGCGGGATCTGGCCGCGCTGATCACGAAGATCAACCAGGACGACGGGGTGTCGGTCCTGCTGATCGAGCACGACATGAAGCTCGTCATGTCGATCGCCCACCGCCTGATCGTGCTCAACTTTGGCCAGAAGATCGCCGAGGGCACGCCGGAGCAGATCCAGAAGAACCCGGCCGTCATCGCCGCCTACCTGGGCAGCAGTGAAGAGGAGGCCGCCGACGAGCTCGCTCATGGCGACCTCCCGTCGGCCGGGCCCGCGTTGATCTCGTTCGACAAGAACGAACTCAGCGCCAACGACGTGACGGAGGGTCAGGCATGAGTCTGCTGGAGGTCGACGACATCGAGGTGCGCTACGGCGCGATCAAGGCGCTCAAGGGCGTCAGCTTCGAGGTCGAGGAGGGCGAGATCGTCGCGCTGCTGGGAGCCAACGGCGCCGGCAAGACGACCACCCAGAAGACCGTGTCGGGCATGCTCCGCCCGGCCCTGGGTCAGATCCGGTACGACGGCCAGCGCATCGACGGCATCCCGGCCCACGAGCTGATCCACCTCGGGATCTGTCACGTGCCGGAAGGCCGTCACGTGTTCCCGCTGATGACGGTGGCGGAGAACCTGGAGATGGGGGCCTTCCGGTTCAAGAAGCCGGACGAGAAGGTGCTCGAGCACGTGCTGGAGCTCTTCCCTCGCATGCAGGAGCGCTACAAGCAGCAGGCCGGGACGTTGTCCGGCGGCGAGCAGCAGATGCTCGCCATCGGGCGGGCCCTGATGGGCAAGCCCCGGTTGCTGCTCCTGGACGAGCCGTCGATGGGGCTGGCCCCGCTGATCGTCAAACAGATCTTCGACATCATCAAGGAGATCAACGGCGAAGGCGTCACGGTGCTGCTGGTCGAGCAGAACGCCACCCAGGCCCTCGGCCTGGCCAACCGCGGCTACGTGCTGGAGACCGGCGAGATCGTGCTGACCGGTACCGGCCAGGACCTGCTGGCCGACGACCGGGTACGGGCGGCCTACCTCGGCGAGGAGATCGCCTCCTAGGTCGGTTCATCCTCAGGCTGCTGCCCCGCTCCGTCCCCGGTGCGGGGCAGCAGCCGTTCCGGGCTCAGGTCGGCTTCACGGTCTGACGGATGATGCAGGTCAGGCGGGCCGTGCACACCCGCTGCCGGTCCTCGTTGCTGACCACGATCTCGAACGACGCGACGGTCCGGCCGACCTGCAACGGGGTCGAGACGCCGTACACGTAGCCGTCCCGCGCGGCGCGGTGGTGCGAACAGCTCAGCTCGATCCCGACCGCGGTGCCGGTCTGGCCGGCGGCCACCTGGGCGTGGAACGAGCCGAGCGTCTCGGCCAGCGCCGCGGTCGCGCCGCCGTGCAGCAGATCGAACGGCTGCCGATTCCCGACGACCGGCATCCGCCCGGCCACCCGCTCGGTGGACACCTCGGTCAATTCGATGCCGATGCGTTCGGCCAGTTCGCCGCGCATCGCGTTCGCCTGCTCGACGGTCAAGCCGTCCGTGGTTGCCTCGGTCATCAGATTCCGCTCCAGGTCTGCCCTGCGTCGACGATGTCAGGTCGCCGAGCCTGCGGCCCGGGTCCCTGTCGGTGTTTAACCCTAGACTCGGGCGCGTGATGGCCACTGCTGCACCAGGTACCGAATCCACGATCGCCGAGCCGGCGGCGCCCAAGAAGCCGGTGGCGCGTCCGAACCCCCCGGGCCGGAAGGCCCCCCGCGGGCAGACCCCGGCCGAGGCGAAGATCGCGGCCTCGAAGGCCGCCGCCCCGCGCACTTCGCCGCTGTTGTTGCTGCTGGACGGGCACTCGCTGGCCTACCGCGCCTTCTTCGCGTTGCCGGTCGAGAAGTTCTCCACCACCACCGGGCAGCCGACCAACGCGGTGTACGGCTTCACCTCGATGCTGATCAACCTGCTGCGGGACGAACGTCCCACCCACGTCGCGGTCGCGTTCGACCTCTCCCGGCAGACGTGGCGCAGCGAGGAGTTCGCCGACTACAAGGCCAACCGTTCGACCTCGCCGGCCGACTTCAAAGGTCAGGTCGAGCTGATCAAGGAGGTACTGGCGGCGCT
This window of the Nakamurella panacisegetis genome carries:
- a CDS encoding ABC transporter ATP-binding protein, with amino-acid sequence MSLLEVDDIEVRYGAIKALKGVSFEVEEGEIVALLGANGAGKTTTQKTVSGMLRPALGQIRYDGQRIDGIPAHELIHLGICHVPEGRHVFPLMTVAENLEMGAFRFKKPDEKVLEHVLELFPRMQERYKQQAGTLSGGEQQMLAIGRALMGKPRLLLLDEPSMGLAPLIVKQIFDIIKEINGEGVTVLLVEQNATQALGLANRGYVLETGEIVLTGTGQDLLADDRVRAAYLGEEIAS
- a CDS encoding hotdog fold thioesterase yields the protein MTEATTDGLTVEQANAMRGELAERIGIELTEVSTERVAGRMPVVGNRQPFDLLHGGATAALAETLGSFHAQVAAGQTGTAVGIELSCSHHRAARDGYVYGVSTPLQVGRTVASFEIVVSNEDRQRVCTARLTCIIRQTVKPT